Proteins from one bacterium genomic window:
- a CDS encoding HDOD domain-containing protein yields MMGIYVGRQPIFNQHLKVVGYELLFRDFNTDKANVVNGDHATLKVILNSFMEIGLQRIVGKEPAFINLTRSFILEKIPIPFPKEHVVIEVLEDITIDDELIAALKSLSSRGYRIALDDVVNPRLVGPLLDIANIVKLDIMGIDMSSLKEYVRYLRKYDVKLLAEKIETLDILETCKSSGFDYFQGYFLSRPNVVEGHSIPPARLNLLRLLSELQNPDLKIRDIEQIITSDVSLSYKLIRLINSVFYKTTMRVKSITQAITLLGLRQIRDWVSLLFLTSIDDKPRELLVTAMIRAKMCELLGKASREKVSDVGFTVGLFSVLDALLDVPMEDVLKSLPLTAEISGALLHHEGHFGAILNCVIAYENNDWENTQCPGIPPERIREAYLKSIEWANAVSAALIE; encoded by the coding sequence ATGATGGGAATATATGTGGGCAGGCAGCCGATCTTCAACCAGCACCTCAAGGTTGTCGGATACGAGCTGCTTTTCCGCGATTTCAATACTGATAAAGCGAATGTTGTAAACGGCGACCATGCCACCTTAAAGGTCATTCTCAACTCATTCATGGAGATCGGCCTCCAGCGTATTGTGGGAAAGGAACCTGCCTTCATCAACCTCACCCGCAGCTTCATTCTCGAAAAAATCCCCATACCATTCCCCAAGGAGCATGTGGTGATCGAGGTGCTGGAGGACATTACTATCGACGATGAACTCATAGCAGCCCTGAAAAGCCTTTCATCCCGCGGGTACCGCATCGCGCTCGATGATGTTGTCAACCCGCGGCTCGTCGGCCCCCTGCTCGATATCGCCAATATTGTCAAGCTCGACATCATGGGCATCGACATGTCATCACTCAAAGAATATGTGCGGTATCTCCGAAAGTACGATGTCAAGCTGCTGGCAGAAAAAATCGAGACGCTCGACATCCTCGAGACCTGTAAAAGCTCCGGTTTCGACTATTTCCAGGGCTATTTCCTCAGCCGCCCCAACGTGGTGGAAGGCCATTCCATACCTCCCGCCCGTCTCAATCTTCTCCGTCTCCTGTCGGAACTCCAGAATCCCGACCTCAAAATCCGTGATATCGAGCAGATCATCACCAGTGACGTTTCGCTCAGTTACAAGCTCATCCGGCTCATCAACTCGGTCTTCTACAAAACGACCATGAGGGTCAAGTCGATAACCCAGGCGATCACACTCCTCGGTCTGCGTCAGATACGCGACTGGGTGAGTCTTCTCTTCCTCACCAGTATCGACGACAAGCCCCGTGAGCTCCTGGTTACTGCGATGATACGGGCAAAAATGTGCGAGCTTTTAGGCAAAGCCTCACGGGAAAAGGTGTCGGATGTTGGTTTTACGGTCGGCCTCTTCTCCGTGCTCGACGCCCTCCTCGATGTCCCGATGGAAGATGTCCTCAAATCGCTGCCTCTCACCGCTGAAATTTCCGGAGCCCTGCTCCATCACGAAGGACATTTCGGCGCAATTCTCAATTGCGTCATTGCCTACGAAAACAACGACTGGGAAAATACGCAGTGTCCCGGCATTCCTCCCGAAAGAATCCGTGAAGCCTATCTCAAATCCATCGAGTGGGCAAACGCGGTAAGTGCAGCCCTCATCGAATAA